The genomic window AATTTGCTGATAGTATTCTTTTTGCGTCTCCACGAGGCCTTACGTTGAAAGTATTTTGTATTCTTATCTCCACATCATCTAGATTACCGGGACTCTCAATGATATCAACCGTGTTGCAGCGATCTCATATTTTTGCTTAGCTTGCTAGTGGAAAAGTGGCGCCTTGCAACTACACCGTCAATGGACATGACTATACCATGTGGTATTATCTTGCCTACATTATTTATTCTCCATGGTCAACATTTGTCAAGACCATAAGTGACCCCAAAACCAAGAAGCGCATTTTTTTTTGCCCAAGCACAAGAAGCATGCCGAAAGGATATCAAGAGAGCATTTGGTGTGTTGCAAACTCGGTTTGCCATTGTTCGGGTTCCTGCTCACTACTGGGATAAGAAATCCCTCAGAAAAATCCTGTTTGCATGTGTAATTCTACACAACATGATCCTTAGATGAGAGGATTTAAACTTGATGATCTTGTTACGTGATGATGTTGGTAGCGATGTGAAGCGACGCACTACTAGCTACGTGATGATCTTGTTGAACATTAGTGACGACTGTATGGGAGACAAGACTCCCATTTTATTTCAATAAATTTTATATGTATTCATGTGTGATTTGAACAATTATTTGCCTTCCGAACCATTTGTTGTCGTATTAATTATTTGAGTTTAATTTTTTTTATAATGAGGATGATTGTTGTATTGTGATCTGCCTTCTGGACCATTAATAAGTTTAATTTATATTGTGATTCTATTAAGTTTATATTCTTAAAAATCATGAACTAGCAAAGCCCTGGATTTTTTTACGGTACTGTGTGGCCTCCAACGCAGAACAGATCCTGCAAATAAATCCTGCAAAATTTTGTGGGGCAAGTTTACAGGATCTGTTCCGCCGAAGGCCTCGCGGTACCGCAATTTTTTTTACGGGCGGCTCTTATATCAAATTGTGGGACGAGAAAATAGCGAATTTGTTCGAGTTTCTCTTAGGAGGGTGCCATTACACATATACTCATGCTTGGTCCTTCGATGGTGATGTTGGCAAAGATTCAGGAGCAGGATCATCTTCGTGCTTCCATGGCATAGGCCCCCATCCACAAAAGATAAAGATGAAGTAGCCTCTGTAATTTGAGGTTAAACCCATCATCTTCAATCTAGTTTCATACTCACATTTATGATCCTGAAAGTTACAGAGTTGCACTTGGAGGTTTTCGTTTTACATTGTTTTTCTTTGCATACATATAAAGATTGCAGCAGGGCTCCATTAAAAAAACATGGTTGTTCCATTCAACAGATCCTCTTCGTGATTAAATGAAATAAAAGTTTTGTGGATTTTAAACAATGTAGGATGTTCATCTTACACTTTGCATTCCAATAATTCCATGTTACCGCTTAATTCTCATTGGCTAAATGGTTCAGGGAATGTTTCCATAAAAAGGTATCATCTGATTGCTAAAACATATATGGCTCTATCATTATTtttcatcatgccatgttttgatTTTCCTTTTATGTAATTTAAATGCAATTTCACTTCCATATCTCCTAGGGAAAGGAAAAATGCTGAgtaatttctttttatttctgttcaACAATTACCGTCTTCATAGTTACAACTTGTCTCCATTAATCCAATAAAATCTTCGATTTTAATGAACTCATATGTCGACTATAAGTACATGCATGACCAAGTATCTAGATAAGAAATCTCGAGAGTGCATCTGAGTCAGAATCATTTAGCTAATACTTGATATCATTCAAATGCATAATGCACCATTTTCCCATCACAACTTTCATAACATATACTATATGTTTTTGCGATGCATCAGGTAGTTAACCTGTATGTTCTTGATGTATATTAGATTTATGTTTTAGGTGCCCCACAAAAAAGGCTTATGTTTAAGGTGTAAAGACGATAATGCATTTGCAGCCAAGGTGGCTGATACATAAATAATTTTAGTTCTTCAAGATGCATCTTACACTTGCGATTCTATAAATGTACATTAATGTCATTATCAGGTATAGTCCATTATATagtactatactccctccgtctctaaAAACAAGGCAAATAcattttgtctgaagtcaaatggTGCATAGTTTGATCAAGTTCGTAGGAAAAATCATCAACAACTACAATACTACATagatgtagcatgcaattttattTAATCGAGTATCTAAAGATATTAATTTGGCATCATACTTCTTGATAGTTTTTCATGTAAACTTGGTGAAACTTTGCACTGGTTGACATCAAACAAAATGCATAAGGCTTCTTTTCTGAGGCGTAGTATATACTGAATTTGTGTTTGcctaatgcataaatattttatgtTATAGTAAACGTGATTTTTCTCTTTTCTGATCTGAAAATACACACGCAGATCACAacatgtttttatttttatttttgcactTCATGTTGGGCAAAGCAGTAGCGAACCTGCTCTTCCAGGAGAGGCTCATCGCCATGATGTTCCCATAAGCAGTCAAAGAAGAGGAGTAGAAGACCATAAGGAAAAATCACCATCCAAATCAACAACCCAGTTCTCCACCAGCATAGCTAGCTTGAGACCGAATAGACAATGACTGGTGcttgctaagagcatctccaatagattatGTATATTTTGGTGCTCCAAAGGGATAtaaaaatttacatcaccaaaaagtgtttTTTACATTTTCAAAAAAGGCTCAATTACAACAGATGGTCCGAAACGGAGATgtaaaagagcaactccaacagatggtccaaaacaAAGATGTAAAATCTGAAAACGACCAACTACTACTTCATCTCAATTtagttcaaacatcaaattcaaacATAGAAGACATACATTTAAACTAGCAGAACTACTCTTTGGAGTCATCCGAGAGCCACCAgaactcctcgtcctcctccgacgATTACTCAATGGGGATCACCGTCGAGGGGCCAGCCttgtcctccttcttcttcttctactcggCATCACGCTTCTAGTAGAGCTCTTGCTCGGCCTGGACGTACTCGGGATGCTCCCGCGCAAACCGAGCCATCGCCGCATCGTCTCTCTCGCCGGGAGTGACGACAACCGCtggtctcttcttcttcttcgctggCATCTCCTCCATCTGGATGCTCTGCGGCACAAGCCACTCCGCCACCACCCGGTTCTCGATCTCCGGGAAGTTGAGGTCCGTCTTCAGCCGTTCGGCACGCCACACCCCCAGGTCGTAGGGACGCGTGGCCTCATCGGCGGTGGGATACGTGCCGACCCACGAAcgagtcggggcggcggcgggtggagagaGGTCGGAGTGGCGGACGAGGGGGGAGCGGGTGGCGGCGTGCGGCACAGGGAGGAGGTGGACGAAGAGAGGCAGTGGCAGCGGGCGGGGGCGGGCGGAGGCCGGAGCGAAGGCGGatgggccggggcggggcggaggCGGGCGGGGCTGAGGCAGACGGAGCCGGGGCGCGGCGGAGGCAGCCGGAGCGGAGGCCGACGGGGCCGGCGCAGCATGGTGCGGCGATGGCCCGATCCGCCTGTATGACGGCGGGCGGCGGCCCAGGCGGGGAATCGGCGGTGGGGGTAGGGACGAGGCTGGATCTGCGACGGGGTGGCGTCGGGGAGCtgcggcggggcggtggcgggcGGGAGGGAGAAGGGGGAAATGAACTGAAGGCCGGTTGGACGATTGCACGCGGCCGCGGCCGCGGTTTTTACATCTCCTGCCTCCGCAGATGTAAATTTGCACcgcgaggtgttgtattttacatctccGGGTGGCGGAGATGTAATTTTTTTTTGCAtatggaccatctattggagagcTGTTTTTTGCTTTCGAAGATCCAATAGTTAGTTATTTTTACATATGGACCGCCTAATGGAGATGTTCtaaattttttttcgaaaagggggaaatccccggcctctgcatcagaatgatgcatacggccaattATTATCAAAATAAAGATGCAGATGAGCAGGCCGATCTGTATGGGTATCTGTGGCAGCATACAATCATATCAGATACGGATCAAATAATCTGACTCGCCCTATATACAGAAGTACTAATAGGTTCACACACATGTTGCACATCGATTCTTAGCTAGAAGTACTTAATAACGCTGGTACCAAACAATCTGGGTCTACTTAATATTGCTAGAAATTGTCGCACGTTTCTGTCCAACTCGTATATTTTTGTTCAAGATTTGCTTTATTATGGGTATTTCAATGTATATTGTTTCCTCGATCCTCATCCTAAAATAAGGGGACCAACGGAAAGAGGGACTGAACCCCTTGGTGTATTCCTCCTTTTTTGAGAAAGGAAGCTTGGTGTATTCCaggaagaaagaaaaaacaagaatTTCTGACAAGTAAACAGACATCAAAGCTGAGTAAAATAGACTAGGAATATAATGTCTCACTTATTTGAAATTCAGAAAGTACAAACAACTGATCTCTGTCGAGAATGGATCTGAAAGAGCACGCATCAAGAAGCGAATGCGCGAAATCTTTGAGAAATAACAGTTCACGATTGAAAGTAAATGCCAGACTTCATATCCTCTGCTACTGACTTTAGTCGTCAGACATGGTAAGGTCGATCACTTGCTGTTCGTCGATAGCAGGGACAGGGGCCTGTTCGTTGGTTATGCAGATCTCTTGCACAGGCACTGAATTCACCGGGTTAGCAGCGCCTCCATTGGATGCCTGGCCGCTGCTTTCTGAAAACACATAAGTTAAAGCAAATTAACCTCTCTCCACATATTGGCCTCACAAGACTCAGCCCCGTCCAAGGGCATGTGCGGGCTGTGCGACCGCACAGGGCCCCCAAATTCTAGGGGCCCCCTGTTTTGGGCCAATGTCTGTATATTATTTGTTTTGGGCCCTTTTTCGCATCTAGTCGCGGGCTCCCTCGAACTGGGCCTGCTCCAATATGTCCTGAACCGAGCCCTAGTCCCGATCTACTACACAGCCTACCGATCCATCGATCAATCTACGATCTTTCCTGAGACGAACTGACAGATGTGCGCCGCCTCCGCAGGGAGACCTAGGCTAGTGGTCTTGTCTCGTTTTTTATTGCTTCGTTCGCTTTGTTTTTTTTTGCTTTAGTGATTGCTGCATTTCCTGCCCGGATACACAGCTCAGTTCATAGCCCTTCTCGTATCAAGAACTAATTCCATGATTCCGGTAGCCGCCGGTCGCTCGGAAAGTCGCAGCAAATCAAAACACACAAGTTGAAGCAGCGGGTGGCCAAGACCAAAGGTGAGGCCATCACCGATATGTCTAACAGGTGCGCTCAAATTGAATCCATTAAATTTGGACTATCTTGTGTGCTGTTGAATAATCATATTAGTTAGTATATTGTGCGCATATGCATCAATTCATCAACCAACTTTTTTTAGGGGATATATGAAGTAGGTTAGTTAATCAAATTGACACACACcaagatttccaagatagttgCTCGTTTAACATTCAGGTCGTTTATTTTTGTTATATTATCTTGACTAGCCTATAATTTATACAGTGTTTGAATTTATTAAAATTTCTTTTCTTAAAAACCGAGTATTCTTGAAATTTTAGGATCACAATTTGCATTTTCGCACAGGGGCCTCAAATTTCTGAAGACGGCCCTGACAAGACTAACACAAATTAAAGGAAACACATAAGTTAACCAAACACGCAAAAGTAAAAGGAAAGAAAGGCATAAACCAGATCTAGCAAACTAGCCACGATAGAACATAGGCCCCTCGATATCTAACAAGTTAATTACTTGTCGTCTTGACAAAAGAGGAGTAGATCTATCTATTTATTAGATTAGACAAAAGATATCCCACAGATCCCTTGTCCTGGACGGAACAAAAGCATGACGTACGGGATAGTGGCGGAGATGCATAGTGAAACTTAATTCTAGCGGCCTGATCTAAAATCACCAGAAAAAATTCACCACTAGGACATGAATGGACAAAAAGGAGAACGTACACAAGATCTGTATGGCTTATTGAATCGAATACCTGAGATGAGCAAGTTGAGCCAGTCGATGACCTCCTTCCTGGAATTCCAGCTGAGTTGGGTGATCTCCACCCGCACCGTCACCCCCATAGCCAACACTGAGTCACAGGTTATTCCCTCCTGGAGGAACCGCAGGAACTGCGGGTCCGCCGAGTACACCATGTTCCCGGGGGCTGGGTCCGGACAATACTTACCCACCACCGCCAGATCCCTCTCGCTCACAACACCGCCCAGGAGTGGGGCGCAGCGGAGGTAGAAGCACTCCGTGTGGTGTTCATCATCGTCCTCCAGCAAGATCTCCTCCTCCCACCTGACCCACTACCTCGCTGCCATCTTGGGGGATGAAAGGAAAGACACCGTCGGCTTCACCTGCCGGTGGAAGATAGCAACAGGGGGAAGTGGCGGAGGGTGCTTCAGACGGTGGGGATTGGGTGGGTTTTATAGGAGGCTCTGCAGGTAGTTTCGCAGTGTGTGTCCTTCAGTTCTGAGAATTTCCACTTCGAGTGAAGCTTGCCCAGAGGTGGGAAGTAGCAGTTTGGTCCTCCGTCGAAAAAAAAACAAGTGTGGCAGTTTGGTCTTGATTCTATTGGGTAATCATGTTCAAGGGCTGCGGCCGTTTTACATCCATGGTAAAAATGGTGAGTGTGCTATGTGATTGGGAGGGGGGTGATATATGGGTGGGGGCAACAGGGAAAGTATTCGGTGCTCCCAACCTTGGGGTACTCCCGGTACTCCAATGTCAAAAAATATTTTCTTTAaggtttcaaaaaaatcaaaaaaatttgtGAATGTTCACAATGAATGTAACTACAAGCCCTAAAAATTTCAGTTCCAAACTCGAAATACACATCGAGAAACGAAAATGtgaaatctagcatgaatagtgtAAAGAAGagacaaaagcaacattgacactaTTCAGATATGGATTTCtgttttttgtttctcaatgtacatTTCGATTTTGGACCTAAAATTTTTAGGGGAGGTAGTGACATTCATTGTGAACATTCTCATTTTTTCCGGAATTTTTTGTAATATTTAAAAATGTTTTTTGACATTGGAGCACCGGATACTTTCCAGGGCGCAACAACAACCATGGTATTTGAGCCGGGGGCTGATGCTGTATATTCATATGGCGCACGTGCAAACAGTTTTGGACAGGCCCTACCCCTTTGTAGGAACATGATGTAAGAGGTGACGGGAAATGACGACCATGATATTTAAGTGGGAAGGGAAGGAGATGATATACGAGCGGGAAGCTGCAAGCATGAAATCTGAGTTGGGACTGATTTATAGGCACACGTCGCACGTGCTTGCGGTTTCATGACCTGCCCCTTCCATCAGAGCAGTGATATGTGAGGAGATGGTTGATATTGATATATGGGCGGGAAATGATGAGCAGGATTTGCGCATGGGGAGGGAGTGGATTGATTTACGAGCGGGAAAGGGCTACCgtgattttctttttttttggggggggggggggggggggggggaggggagggggttgaTGTATATACATATGACACGTGCATATGCGGTTTCAGAAAGGCCTTGCCTCTTTCGTTGGAACATTGATATGTGTCTTTTGTTGGAACATTGATATGGGAGAGGAAGTAAAATGTTGGTATTTGGCGGGAagtagcaagaacaatatgtgaatgGGGGAGAAGAGAGGGTTTATATGGGCCGAAAACAACGAGCAAAATATTTTAGCTGGGCGATGAAGTATGCTGCACGCGCATGCGGTTTCAAACAGGCCTTGCCGTTTGTTGGAACATGATATGCAAGGGAGGGCCGAGATGGGCCTTGGGCACCCATGGCCACAGATCGGGCGCCGGGAAGTTCTCTTACCCATCATATGCCTAGAGACTTGACCTGGCATGCCGTGAGAAATACTAGCCTAACCATTAATAACCGACCAATCCCTCAATCTGTTTTAGCCGGTCCAAACTCAGTCTGCTAACTCTAGCCCATAGAGGAGCAAGCAGTGCGGGCGATGAGCTAATTGATCAGCCAATTTACTGGACCGGACACTCGAGCGACCCATTTTGTCTTGCTCGTTATGCCATCGAACGAGGCTGGGTCACACACGACATCTGATGTGCATTTGCCTCCGCGATGCCCCTGCTGATGCCAGAAAGGC from Triticum aestivum cultivar Chinese Spring chromosome 3B, IWGSC CS RefSeq v2.1, whole genome shotgun sequence includes these protein-coding regions:
- the LOC123064686 gene encoding uncharacterized protein — encoded protein: MVYSADPQFLRFLQEGITCDSVLAMGVTVRVEITQLSWNSRKEVIDWLNLLISESSGQASNGGAANPVNSVPVQEICITNEQAPVPAIDEQQVIDLTMSDD